One Rhodothermales bacterium DNA window includes the following coding sequences:
- a CDS encoding SpoIID/LytB domain-containing protein, giving the protein MKRYPGRLLAVVTVSLFLASPALSQEASNEITVRLFANSRPSSVSIVPSKGEAMLYARLDQDGIMTVLPGDTITVRPDALGLSVRAGDMDIHQTELHVRVSGDDGLVVGIAENGRSTIRRYPGTISIRKSAEQVLAITNTVQIEPYVASVVAKEYSLGDKEGTRAMAVLARTLAVRSILDSRQELVDGVGAQVYHGLDVVTEASREAANSTRGIVLMHKDEPVVAAYSASNGGHSARNSDVWSGESLPYLRARKDRFDRAASPYNDWLSRLSRERVHGALSQFTGASVTGLSVDSRSKDGRARTVKLKLQGAPDAELTGTEFRQVLTGRFGVSALRSTMFDVRTEDGNYVFEGSGFGHGVGLSQWGAHEMAERGYNFEEILHFYFAGTRTRSMDKLGFETGDQVAAVTPPTDDDDPSPRSTRRPRNGERGTTGGLRGWSASVGAPGTSSSDRDRVGW; this is encoded by the coding sequence ATGAAGCGTTATCCAGGACGACTACTCGCCGTCGTCACCGTGTCATTGTTCCTGGCGTCACCAGCCCTGAGTCAGGAGGCATCGAATGAGATCACTGTTCGCCTTTTTGCGAACAGCAGGCCCTCGTCCGTTTCGATCGTACCATCGAAGGGCGAAGCAATGCTCTACGCCCGTCTTGACCAGGATGGGATTATGACCGTCCTGCCAGGCGACACGATCACGGTTCGACCTGACGCGCTTGGCCTGAGCGTCCGGGCTGGCGATATGGATATTCACCAGACCGAATTGCACGTACGTGTCTCGGGCGACGACGGACTCGTCGTGGGTATCGCAGAGAACGGCCGGTCGACCATCAGAAGATACCCGGGAACGATATCAATCCGAAAATCCGCCGAACAGGTCCTCGCGATCACAAACACGGTGCAGATAGAGCCGTACGTAGCGTCAGTCGTCGCGAAGGAGTACTCGCTCGGGGACAAGGAAGGTACGCGGGCCATGGCTGTCCTTGCCAGGACGCTCGCCGTCCGTTCGATTCTCGACAGTCGGCAAGAACTGGTTGACGGGGTGGGTGCGCAGGTGTATCACGGCCTCGATGTGGTCACTGAAGCGTCGCGTGAGGCTGCCAACTCGACGCGCGGAATCGTCCTGATGCACAAGGACGAACCGGTCGTTGCCGCATATTCTGCCTCGAACGGGGGCCACTCCGCCCGGAATTCAGATGTCTGGTCGGGCGAATCGCTCCCCTACCTCCGCGCGCGCAAGGACCGTTTCGATAGAGCCGCCTCGCCATACAACGACTGGTTGTCCCGCCTTTCCCGTGAACGCGTGCACGGCGCGCTTTCACAATTCACCGGGGCTTCGGTGACCGGGTTGTCCGTTGATTCCAGGAGCAAGGACGGGCGGGCCAGGACGGTCAAGTTGAAGTTGCAGGGTGCGCCCGACGCGGAACTCACGGGTACGGAGTTCCGGCAGGTCCTGACGGGCCGCTTTGGAGTGTCTGCCCTCCGCAGCACGATGTTCGACGTCAGGACGGAGGATGGCAACTACGTATTCGAGGGGTCAGGATTCGGCCATGGCGTCGGCCTCAGCCAATGGGGAGCACATGAGATGGCTGAGCGGGGCTACAACTTCGAAGAGATCCTGCATTTCTACTTTGCCGGCACGCGCACCCGCTCCATGGATAAGCTCGGTTTTGAGACGGGCGATCAAGTGGCGGCCGTGACACCCCCGACCGATGACGACGACCCGAGCCCACGATCGACCCGCCGTCCACGCAACGGCGAGCGTGGTACAACCGGCGGGCTCCGCGGCTGGAGCGCCTCCGTCGGAGCACCCGGCACCAGCTCAAGCGATCGCGATCGTGTTGGCTGGTAG